CAGACCACCTATGTCGATGCGTCGGCCTCGTACAACATCACCGACAATTTCAAGCTCATCATCGAGGCGCAGAACCTCACCGATCAGCAGAACCGGCTCTATACCGACAGCCAGCGCAAGGACACTTTGTACCAGACGCGCGTGGGCCGTACCTTCGCGGTGGGCGTCAACGCGCGGTTCTGAGGGAGGGAGCGCCTAGCGCTCCCGCCCGTCAATGATGCGGAATTCGCCGCTGCAATGGAGCATGCTCATCAGATAGAGCATGCCGTCGAAATAGCGTTGCTCGCCGGTCGGCAGCGGCATGTCCCACAGCGCCCTGAGGAACGCCTTCGAGTTCGCACCGGGCGTGGCCGCGAAGCCGCCCACGGCTGCGGCGGCGAGCATGCCCGGCGAGTGGCGGGTCGAGAGCGGCTCGCCATCGAGCGTGTAGCGGTCGGCGAAGCGGTCGATACCCTGCGCAGAGAGGAAGCCCTGCACGCGGTCACTCAGCACCCGCTGGCGCAAATCCTTGCCCCACCAGGCGTAATCGACCGACCAGTTGCTGACCGTGCGCCAGCTATCATAGCCGAACGGATCGGGCTTGCCGTCGCGCGTGAGCATCGTCGATCCGTCGAAATGGCTGCGATCCGGGGCAAGGCCGGTCTTCGGGTCGGTGACCGTGACGAAGAACGCGCGACTGGCATCGGCGGCGCGCGCCCAGAAGGCGCGATCCTCGACCGGACCCCAGCGCGCCCACAATTCGTAGAAGGCGGGCAGATGGTAGGAGGCGTCGGTGCCTTCGACATTGGTCTCCGCCACGAAACGCACCATCGTATGCGCCTCATCCACCATCGGTCCAACGGTGACGGGGCGCGGGCGGCGGTCGGGGTGGTAGGGCGGCCAGGGCGTGCCCGCTTTCGCCGCCTCGGCAGCCGCCGCGCGATTGTTGAGGCTTGGCCACGGCACGTCGGGTTCGACGAACGGCGCATCGCCGGGGTGGATGCGGAACGGCGGGGTTCCGGTCAGCAGCGGATGGTGGCGCATACCGCGCAGGATGCGATCGGCCTCGGCCTGATAATCGTAGATGCCCTTGCCATTGCCCCAGCGCCGCGCGGCGAACAGCAAGGCCATCGCATAATATTCCTCACCGTCAGGCGCGGCGCCGGTCGAACGCGGCGATCCGTCGGTCGCCATCGACCAGGCGAAATAGCCGACCGAGGGGTTCTTGGGATCGGTGACGAGCATGTGAGTCTTCGACCAGTTCCACAGCGCGTCGAACTCGCGCTTGTGGCCGAGCTGGACGGCGATCATCATGCCGTAGCTCATGCCCTCGGTGCGGGCATCGTTGTTCGCCCAGTCGGTGATGTAGGCGAGCGGGCCATTGGCATTGGCGCCGGTCTCGAAATAGACGCGCTGTTCCTGCCCGTCTCCGTGGAAGAATTGCTGGAACGCCGCCTCCATCTTGGCCCGCGCCGCGCCCGGCTTGGTGCCGAGCTGCTCGGCGAAGAGATCGCGGTAGCGGTGAGTCTTGAACGCGCCTTGGCCGTCGCCGGGAAAGTGTGTGGCCGGCGCGGGCGGCTGCGCGAACGCCGGGCCGATCGCCAGCAGACCAGCGGCGATCGCGGCGGTCAGGATCGTAGCGCGCGGACGATTGATAGCCATTGTACATCCTCTCGCAAACCGCCGGCATCCGCCGATCGGTATTATGATAGCGCAACCATAAAGCACGGATCTGGAAGCGCAATCGCGCTTCCGTATCCCACGCCCGCTGCTATGATATCGGTAACGGCAGGCAACGGCCGAGTCATGGGAGAGACCTGATGCGCAAGACCGGATGGATACTGCTGGCCTGCGCCGCGCTGCTCGCAAATGCGCCCCAAGACCCCGATCCGGTCCCGCCGCCCACATTCGTCTCGATCCCGCTCTGGCCCAAAGGTCCGCCCGGCAAGGATACGCGCCTGGTCACGCCCGAGGTGGCGCGCGATTATTGGGTGCGCAACGTCCGCACTCCGTCGCTACTCGCGTTCCCGGCGCTGCCCGCGCACAACAATGGCGCGGCGATCGTCGTCATTCCCGGCGGCGGGCACAAGATCCTCGTCTGGACCAACGAAGGCACCAAGGCGGCGACCGCACTCAACCGGATGGGCATCTCGGCGTTCGTGCTCAAATACCGGCTCGCGCGCGAACCCGGCTCGCCGTATTCGATCGAGGGCGACGCTGCGGACGATGCACGCCGGGCGGTGCGCTGGGTGCGCGCGCATGCGGCGGAGTATGGCGTCGATCCGGCGCGGGTCGGCGTGATGGGCTTTTCGGCGGGCGGCGAACTCGTCTCGCTGATCGCGGACAATCCCGAACCGGCGGGGCGGCCGAAGACCGACGCGATCGATTCGCTTTCGGCGCGGCCCGACTTCCAGGTGCTGGTCTTTCCCGGCCCGCTCGGCATTCCGGGCACCGCCGCCGCATCCGCGCCGCCGGCGTTCATCACCGCCGGCAGCCTCGATCCGTGCTGCGCCGCGCCGTCTGTCGCGCTGTACGAGCAGTTGCGCAAGGCGGGCGTGCAGGCCGAACTGCACATGTATGCCGACAGCGGCCACGCCTTCAATCTCGACGAGTCGAACCGCATCGGCATCCTGCATTGGCCCGACCGGCTCAACGACTGGCTCGCCGACGGCGGCTGGCTATCCCCGCGCCCGCCGGCGCGGTGACCGCTCATGCCCGGCGCGTCGCGTCCAGCGTGGCGAGCCGCGCGGTCACGTCGGCGCGCGCGAGCAGCGCGTCGGTCGCCTCTGGCATGCGGCGGCGCCAGTTGGGATGTTCGTCGATCGTACCGGGCAGGTTGGGCTGTTCGACCGCGCCGATGACATCCTCGAACGGCACGATCGCCAGCGCGGACGGGGTCGAACCGATGAAGGCGAGCGCGGCATCGACGGCGGGGGCTGGCTCCTGTGCGGTGGGTTCTGGTCCGTCCGCCACATTCGCCGTCACGAAGGCGCTCCACAGCCTTTCGCGGTCTTCGGCCCGCGCTGCCTGATCTGCGGTTTCGTCGGCGGCGGACGAACTGCGCCCGAGCCGCCACGTCCAGTCGATGTCGCGTCCGCGCCACCAGCCGGCGACGGTGGCAAGGTCGTGCGTTCCAGTCATCGCCGCCGCGTCGCGGGCGTAGCTGGCGGGGGGGCGGAAGCCGCCGTCCGCGTAACGCTCGAACCACAGCACGCGCATGCCGAGCATTGCCCGCTCGTCCATCGCCGGGCGGAAACCCTCGGGCACGGTGCCGAGGTCTTCGCCGATCACGACTGCCCGGGCGCGGTGCGATTCGAGCGCAATGAGGCGGAGCATGTCCTCCATCGGCATGGTCAGATACGCGCCCTCGGTGGGCGACGCGCCTTCGGGCACCACCCACAACCGACGTAGCCCGAGCGCGTGGTCGATACGGATGCCGCCCGCGTGGCCGATCGCGGCGCGCATCGTCGCGATGAACGGCGC
This genomic stretch from Sphingomonas panacis harbors:
- a CDS encoding alpha/beta hydrolase is translated as MRKTGWILLACAALLANAPQDPDPVPPPTFVSIPLWPKGPPGKDTRLVTPEVARDYWVRNVRTPSLLAFPALPAHNNGAAIVVIPGGGHKILVWTNEGTKAATALNRMGISAFVLKYRLAREPGSPYSIEGDAADDARRAVRWVRAHAAEYGVDPARVGVMGFSAGGELVSLIADNPEPAGRPKTDAIDSLSARPDFQVLVFPGPLGIPGTAAASAPPAFITAGSLDPCCAAPSVALYEQLRKAGVQAELHMYADSGHAFNLDESNRIGILHWPDRLNDWLADGGWLSPRPPAR
- a CDS encoding glycosyl hydrolase family 8 gives rise to the protein MAINRPRATILTAAIAAGLLAIGPAFAQPPAPATHFPGDGQGAFKTHRYRDLFAEQLGTKPGAARAKMEAAFQQFFHGDGQEQRVYFETGANANGPLAYITDWANNDARTEGMSYGMMIAVQLGHKREFDALWNWSKTHMLVTDPKNPSVGYFAWSMATDGSPRSTGAAPDGEEYYAMALLFAARRWGNGKGIYDYQAEADRILRGMRHHPLLTGTPPFRIHPGDAPFVEPDVPWPSLNNRAAAAEAAKAGTPWPPYHPDRRPRPVTVGPMVDEAHTMVRFVAETNVEGTDASYHLPAFYELWARWGPVEDRAFWARAADASRAFFVTVTDPKTGLAPDRSHFDGSTMLTRDGKPDPFGYDSWRTVSNWSVDYAWWGKDLRQRVLSDRVQGFLSAQGIDRFADRYTLDGEPLSTRHSPGMLAAAAVGGFAATPGANSKAFLRALWDMPLPTGEQRYFDGMLYLMSMLHCSGEFRIIDGRER